A DNA window from Limanda limanda chromosome 6, fLimLim1.1, whole genome shotgun sequence contains the following coding sequences:
- the cadm1b gene encoding cell adhesion molecule 1b isoform X2, translating to MAITGSGSLAVSLSVFVISLAFLPKGKAQTFEVDGLNLATDNVSVIEGEMATISCRVMDNDDSVIQLLNPNRQTIYFRDVRPLKDSRFQLVNFSDNELRVSLSNVSLSDEGRYVCQLYTDPPQEAYADITVLVPPGSPIIASREDVVSEGNETELTCTAMGSKPAASIRWMKGEEELTGETTVEETYDRMFTVSSRVKISVTKEDDGVPVDCIIDHPAVKDLLAQRHLEVLYKPEVKIVVTYPEGLTREGDNLDLSCIAGGKPHPHQINWLRVDDDVPSHAVVTGSDLYIENLNKSYNGTYRCVASNTVGEAYDDYILYVYDAPTTIPTPTTNPVNTQDSRAGEGAPQKIDHAVIGGVVAVVMFAILCALIVLGRYFARHKGTYFTHEAKGADDAADADTAIINAEGGHNNTDEKKEYYI from the exons AGCACAGACTTTTGAAG TCGACGGTCTGAACCTGGCAACCGACAACGTGTCTGTGATCGAGGGGGAGATGGCCACCATCAGCTGCAGAGTGATGGACAACGACGACTCTGTCATCCAGCTGCTCAACCCCAACAGGCAGACCATCTACTTCAGAGATGTTAGAC CTCTGAAGGACAGCCGGTTCCAGCTGGTGAATTTCTCTGACAACGAACTGCGGGTGTCTCTGTCCAATGTGTCACTCTCCGATGAGGGACGCTACGTGTGCCAGCTCTACACGGATCCTCCTCAGGAAGCCTACGCAGACATCACTGTCCTGG TCCCGCCAGGCAGCCCAATCATTGCGAGCCGCGAGGATGTGGTCAGCGAGGGGAATGAGACGGAGCTCACCTGCACAGCCATGGGCAGCAAGCCAGCTGCCTCCATCAGATGGATGAAAGGGGAGGAAGAACTGACAG GGGAGACAACCGTTGAGGAGACGTATGACAGGATGTTTACCGTCAGTAGCCGGGTAAAAATTTCTGTCACCAAAGAGGATGATGGAGTACCAGTGGACTGCATCATTGACCACCCAGCTGTGAAGGACCTCCTGGCTCAAAGACACTTGGAAGTGCTAT ATAAACCAGAAGTGAAGATTGTGGTTACATATCCTGAGGGTTTAACCAGAGAAGGTGACAATCTAGACTTGTCGTGCATCGCAGGGGGAAAACCACA TCCCCATCAGATCAACTGGCTCCGGGTGGACGATGATGTGCCGTCTCACGCTGTGGTCACCGGCTCCGACCTCTACATCGAGAACCTGAACAAGTCCTACAACGGCACCTATCGCTGCGTGGCGTCCAACACGGTGGGCGAGGCCTACGACGACTACATCCTCTATGTATATG ATGCTCCCACTACTATCCCCACACCCACCACCAACCCAGTCAACACGCAAG ACTCCAGAGCCGGTGAGGGGGCACCGCAGAAAATTGACCATGCTGTCATTGGAGGAGTGGTTGCCGTGGTGATGTTTGCCATCCTCTGTGCACTCATTGTTCTTGGTCGATACTTTGCCCGACACAAAG GAACTTACTTCACGCACGAAGCCAAAGGGGCGGACGACGCGGCCGACGCGGACACGGCCATCATCAACGCGGAGGggggacacaacaacacagacgaGAAGAAGGAGTACTATATCTAA
- the cadm1b gene encoding cell adhesion molecule 1b isoform X1 — MAITGSGSLAVSLSVFVISLAFLPKGAAETVTVDGLNLATDNVSVIEGEMATISCRVMDNDDSVIQLLNPNRQTIYFRDVRPLKDSRFQLVNFSDNELRVSLSNVSLSDEGRYVCQLYTDPPQEAYADITVLVPPGSPIIASREDVVSEGNETELTCTAMGSKPAASIRWMKGEEELTGETTVEETYDRMFTVSSRVKISVTKEDDGVPVDCIIDHPAVKDLLAQRHLEVLYKPEVKIVVTYPEGLTREGDNLDLSCIAGGKPHPHQINWLRVDDDVPSHAVVTGSDLYIENLNKSYNGTYRCVASNTVGEAYDDYILYVYDAPTTIPTPTTNPVNTQDSRAGEGAPQKIDHAVIGGVVAVVMFAILCALIVLGRYFARHKGTYFTHEAKGADDAADADTAIINAEGGHNNTDEKKEYYI, encoded by the exons GAGCTGCTGAAACCGTGACAG TCGACGGTCTGAACCTGGCAACCGACAACGTGTCTGTGATCGAGGGGGAGATGGCCACCATCAGCTGCAGAGTGATGGACAACGACGACTCTGTCATCCAGCTGCTCAACCCCAACAGGCAGACCATCTACTTCAGAGATGTTAGAC CTCTGAAGGACAGCCGGTTCCAGCTGGTGAATTTCTCTGACAACGAACTGCGGGTGTCTCTGTCCAATGTGTCACTCTCCGATGAGGGACGCTACGTGTGCCAGCTCTACACGGATCCTCCTCAGGAAGCCTACGCAGACATCACTGTCCTGG TCCCGCCAGGCAGCCCAATCATTGCGAGCCGCGAGGATGTGGTCAGCGAGGGGAATGAGACGGAGCTCACCTGCACAGCCATGGGCAGCAAGCCAGCTGCCTCCATCAGATGGATGAAAGGGGAGGAAGAACTGACAG GGGAGACAACCGTTGAGGAGACGTATGACAGGATGTTTACCGTCAGTAGCCGGGTAAAAATTTCTGTCACCAAAGAGGATGATGGAGTACCAGTGGACTGCATCATTGACCACCCAGCTGTGAAGGACCTCCTGGCTCAAAGACACTTGGAAGTGCTAT ATAAACCAGAAGTGAAGATTGTGGTTACATATCCTGAGGGTTTAACCAGAGAAGGTGACAATCTAGACTTGTCGTGCATCGCAGGGGGAAAACCACA TCCCCATCAGATCAACTGGCTCCGGGTGGACGATGATGTGCCGTCTCACGCTGTGGTCACCGGCTCCGACCTCTACATCGAGAACCTGAACAAGTCCTACAACGGCACCTATCGCTGCGTGGCGTCCAACACGGTGGGCGAGGCCTACGACGACTACATCCTCTATGTATATG ATGCTCCCACTACTATCCCCACACCCACCACCAACCCAGTCAACACGCAAG ACTCCAGAGCCGGTGAGGGGGCACCGCAGAAAATTGACCATGCTGTCATTGGAGGAGTGGTTGCCGTGGTGATGTTTGCCATCCTCTGTGCACTCATTGTTCTTGGTCGATACTTTGCCCGACACAAAG GAACTTACTTCACGCACGAAGCCAAAGGGGCGGACGACGCGGCCGACGCGGACACGGCCATCATCAACGCGGAGGggggacacaacaacacagacgaGAAGAAGGAGTACTATATCTAA